Proteins from a single region of Streptomyces griseiscabiei:
- the bfr gene encoding bacterioferritin, translating to MQGDPEVIEFLNEQLTAELTAINQYFLHAKMQENFGWTKLAKYTRHESFDEMKHAEILTDRILFLDGLPNYQRLFHVRVGQTVKEMFEADRMVEVEAIDRLKRGIEVMRNKGDVTSANIFESILADEEHHIDYLDTQLELLEKLGEALYIAQLIEQPES from the coding sequence ATGCAGGGCGACCCCGAGGTCATCGAATTCCTCAACGAGCAGCTGACGGCCGAGCTGACCGCGATCAACCAGTACTTCCTGCACGCGAAGATGCAGGAGAACTTCGGCTGGACGAAGCTCGCGAAGTACACGCGTCACGAGTCGTTCGACGAGATGAAGCACGCGGAGATCCTCACCGACCGGATCCTGTTCCTGGACGGGCTGCCGAACTACCAGCGGCTGTTCCACGTCCGGGTGGGCCAGACGGTCAAGGAGATGTTCGAGGCCGACCGGATGGTCGAGGTCGAGGCGATCGACCGCCTCAAGCGCGGCATCGAGGTGATGCGCAACAAGGGCGACGTCACCTCGGCGAACATCTTCGAGTCGATCCTCGCGGACGAGGAGCACCACATCGACTACCTCGACACCCAGCTGGAACTGCTGGAGAAGCTCGGCGAGGCCCTCTACATCGCGCAGCTGATCGAGCAGCCCGAGAGCTGA
- a CDS encoding (2Fe-2S)-binding protein, with the protein MNRVYVCSCFGVTEQQVKKHAADGACTPRQIASACKAGTDCGSCVRRIQAILGRGACPRREPADQGRPVFSDFDELDEAA; encoded by the coding sequence GTGAACCGCGTGTACGTCTGCAGTTGCTTCGGTGTCACCGAGCAGCAGGTCAAGAAGCACGCGGCGGACGGCGCCTGCACCCCCCGCCAGATCGCGTCGGCCTGCAAGGCGGGCACGGACTGCGGCTCATGCGTACGCCGGATCCAGGCGATCCTGGGCAGGGGCGCGTGCCCGCGGCGTGAGCCGGCCGATCAGGGCCGGCCGGTCTTCTCCGACTTCGACGAGCTGGACGAAGCCGCCTAG